One Setaria viridis chromosome 3, Setaria_viridis_v4.0, whole genome shotgun sequence DNA window includes the following coding sequences:
- the LOC117847337 gene encoding probable membrane-associated kinase regulator 4: MAGGREEGDGEVVLRREEEEEGEEEDYIDMDLSPAAGAPAAREFEFMSAPLDRWGEPLASPADELFYKGKLLPLHLPPRIQMVEELLDGRAPRDGGSREALGFRTAPATPYESCNASPANSCYVSGELNVEEYFQEYAAGLADAAAAAAVAGERRSWSRKLRFMRQLNLGIKLKASKAYLKTIFAAKQGSPEDKNALGAPRGAQELAHGGHGHGHLRAWRKNPFGQVRSNRCIASHSAGAGGGSGRATPTAERHKELREHGHRRSFSSVIVRYSSSNKTPPAPALPSPSSSCSSSSSSSSASSSVRTSSESEDGAGPALRRSSSASSEVENPIQGLIAYCKKSQQLASVRKSASDAGFRFLSSAASKIAAESDGLDELIEICRG, from the coding sequence ATGGCGGGCGGGCGAGAGGAGGGGGACGGAGAGGTGGTGctgcggcgggaggaggaggaggagggggaggaggaggattacATCGACATGGACCTGAGCCCGGCCGCGGGGGCGCCCGCGGCGAGGGAGTTCGAGTTCATGTCGGCGCCGCTGGACCGGTGGGGGGAGCCGCTGGCGTCGCCGGCGGACGAGCTCTTCTACAAGGGGAAGCTGCTGCCGCTGCACCTGCCCCCGCGCATCCAGATGGTGGAGGAGCTCCTCgacggccgcgcgccgcgcgacGGGGGCAGCAGGGAGGCCCTCGGCTTCCGCACGGCCCCCGCGACGCCGTACGAGTCGTGCAACGCGTCGCCGGCCAACTCGTGCTACGTCAGCGGGGAGCTCAACGTCGAGGAGTACTTCCAGGAGTACGCGGCCGGCCTggcggacgccgcggcggcggcggcggtcgccgggGAGAGGAGGTCGTGGTCCAGGAAGCTCAGGTTCATGCGGCAGCTCAACCTCGGCATCAAGCTCAAGGCGTCCAAGGCGTACCTCAAGACGATATTCGCTGCCAAGCAGGGGAGCCCCGAGGACAAGAACGCTCTCGGCGCACCGAGGGGAGCCCAGGAGCTCGCCCacggcggccatggccatggccacctCAGGGCGTGGAGGAAGAACCCATTCGGCCAGGTCAGAAGCAACCGCTGCATCGCCTCACACAgcgccggtgccggtggtggcagcggccgCGCTACGCCCACGGCAGAGCGGCACAAGGAACTCCGCGAGCACGGCCACAGGAGGTCCTTCTCCAGCGTCATCGTCCGGTACTCGTCGTCGAACAAGAcgccccccgcccccgcgctgccgtcgccgtcgtcctcgtgctcctcctcctcgtcgagctcgtcggcgtcctcgTCGGTCCGGACCTCCAGCGAGTCCGAAGACGGCGCCGGGCCGGCGctgaggaggagcagcagcgcgaGCTCGGAGGTGGAGAACCCGATCCAGGGGCTCATCGCCTACTGCAAGAAGTCCCAGCAGCTGGCCTCGGTCAGGAAGAGCGCCAGCGACGCCGGGTTCCGGTTCCTCTCGTCGGCGGCGTCCAAGATCGCCGCAGAGTCCGACGGCCTTGACGAGCTGATCGAGATTTGCAGAGGGTGA
- the LOC117847336 gene encoding phosphatidate phosphatase PAH1 → MNVVGRVGSVISQGVYSVATPFHPFGGAVDIIAVEQPDGSYRTTPWYVRFGKFQGVLKGAEKVVTITVNGVEASFHMQLDNSGQAYFMRELVPGSEDSGTGSESEAINEPEPPARSKSDGDLYIGPSDRLGSQELNVEHQEKQTGDEFESYDGYGRLEEAEDLPTQADGGNSEVVLVSVDGHVLTAPISSTEEGMDDVQLSDPQFHLGPGQSSSGDFSRSGEVWDAGILDDLYISQEKVQFDSGHQSKVFIENEEVPSEKDESHHILVDKGEALHVSINEDEVLSVSTNEYEVHALSTNEDAAHVVSTYKDEVQNVSKSGNNDGVYQPMTTEGESRGVSGDIDVGYQPLTNEDESPDASGDNVVGYQPSTNEPKAHDIPETNDEEHKPLTNEDESCDVPVLERAKGCKSPANKDEVCDLSNEDTELEDAGASFGKKETFQSCLDLTLQIDDGDSGNELFSPGSDYQRDSELSLGNTSVAETDLQEGETKTAYCDQDGPLQEGVDVSKFTTEADRTRNKRASSPYGKESDLSPETEAAVSEGLPLSMATSDKDKLGSIPEHSEEEEQDKEEHSESPKGLGVEISLCGNMLRPGMGRESAEEAFLQHLVSEEDFKSSGSTIIKNANLIVKVDNKYFPWSKVSHVILGKAVFGSNFNIEPFDAIPVERQETPNSREDSFRVSPSSRRWRLWLNPFRITRSLQRSNSDSSEDIFLDSETVLSPMDEQALENNKSQSPRKQFVRTLIPTSEQVASLNLKEGQNLVTFSFCTRVLGKQQVDAHIYLWKWNAKIVISDVDGTITRSDVLGQVMPLVGRDWSHSGVARLFSAIKENGYQLLFLSARAIVQAYLTKNFLFNLKQDGKALPNGPVVISPDGLFPSLYREVIRRAPHEFKIACLEDIKALFPSDYNPFYAGFGNRDTDELSYKKMGIPKGKIFIINPKGEVAVNSSVDVKSYTSLHTLVNDMFPPTTLVEQEDYNNWNYWKVPLPDVDL, encoded by the exons ATGAACGTGGTGGGAAGGGTTGGGTCTGTGATCTCGCAGGGAGTGTACTCCGTTGCGACGCCCTTCCACCCATTTGGCGGCGCAGTTGACATCATTGCAGTTGAGCAGCCCGATGGTTCATACCGCACCACTCCATGGTACGTCCGTTTTGGGAAGTTCCAGGGCGTGCTCAAGGGTGCTGAGAAGGTTGTCACCATCACCGTCAATGGCGTGGAAGCCAGCTTTCATATGCAGCTTGACAACTCTGGCCAAGCCTATTTCATGCGTGAGCTTGTGCCTGGCAGTGAAGACTCTGGTACAGGTTCAGAATCAGAAGCTATCAATGAGCCTGAACCCCCAGCGCGCAGTAAGAGTGATGGGGACCTTTACATTGGTCCTAGTGACAGGCTTGGCAGCCAAGAGTTGAATGTGGAGCATCAAGAGAAGCAAACCGGGGACGAATTTGAATCATATGATGGTTATGGTAGGTTGGAGGAAGCAGAAGATTTGCCAACCCAAGCTGATGGGGGAAATTCGGAGGTGGTTCTGGTTAGTGTGGATGGACATGTGCTCACCGCGCCTATTTCTTCAACAGAGGAGGGTATGGATGATGTGCAGTTAAGTGACCCGCAGTTTCATTTGGGACCTGGGCAGAGCTCTAGTGGGGACTTCAGCCGCAGTGGTGAGGTGTGGGATGCTGGCATTTTAGATGATCTATACATATCACAGGAAAAGGTACAGTTTGATTCTGGACATCAGTCAAAGGTTTTTATAGAGAATGAAGAGGTACCAAGTGAGAAGGATGAGTCACATCACATCTTAGTTGACAAAGGTGAAGCACTCCATGTGTCTATAAATGAAGATGAAGTGCTCAGTGTGTCAACTAATGAATATGAAGTTCATGCTTTGTCTACAAATGAAGATGCAGCTCATGTTGTGTCTACATACAAAGATGAGGTTCAGAATGTGTCAAAGTCAGGGAACAATGATGGGGTTTATCAACCCATGACCACTGAAGGTGAGTCTCGTGGTGTTTCAGGGGACATTGATGTTGGTTATCAACCCTTGACCAATGAGGACGAGTCTCCTGATGCCTCAGGGGACAATGTTGTGGGTTATCAACCCTCGACCAATGAACCTAAAGCTCATGATATACCAGAGACCAATGATGAGGAGCATAAACCGTTGACCAATGAAGATGAATCTTGTGATGTCCCAGTGCTCGAAAGAGCCAAGGGTTGTAAATCCCCAGCTAACAAGGATGAGGTTTGTGATCTCAGCAATGAGGACACTGAGTTGGAGGATGCTGGTGCTAGTTTTGGTAAAAAGGAAACTTTTCAGAGCTGCTTGGATCTAACATTACAAATAGATGATGGGGATTCAGGAAACGAACTGTTTTCTCCCGGATCTGATTATCAGAGGGATTCTGAGCTTAGTTTGGGTAACACTTCTGTTGCTGAAACAGATCTGCAGGAAGGTGAAACTAAAACTGCTTACTGTGATCAAGATGGTCCATTACAGGAGGGAGTGGATGTTTCAAAATTTACAACAGAAGCTGATAGGACTCGAAACAAAAGGGCTTCTTCTCCTTATGGCAAGGAATCTGACTTGTCCCCTGAAACTGAGGCTGCTGTATCTGAAGGTTTACCGTTATCCATGGCTACCAGTGataaagacaaactgggaagcATTCCAGAACActcagaagaagaggaacagGATAAAGAAGAGCATTCTGAATCACCGAAGGGCTTGG GGGTTGAGATTTCTCTTTGTGGGAACATGTTACGGCCAGGAATGGGTCGAGAATCTGCTGAGGAAGCCTTTCTACAGCATCTTGTCAGTGAGGAGGATTTCAAGTCGTCTGGATCAACGATTATAAAAAATGCAAACCTTATCGTCAAAGTTGACAATAAGTATTTCCCGTGGAGTAAAGTTTCTCATGTTATTCTTGGCAAGGCTGTATTTGGTTCAAACTTCAACATAGAACCCTTTGATGCTATTCCGGTTGAACGTCAGGAAACGCCCAACTCAAGGGAAGACTCTTTTAGAGTGTCTCCCTCAAGCCGGAGGTGGAGGCTTTGGCTCAATCCCTTTCGGATAACAAGATCCCTTCAGCGTAGTAACAGTGATTCTTCTGAGGACATTTTCCTTGACTCAGAGACTGTTTTGAGTCCAATGGATGAGCAAGCTCTGGAGAACAACAAAAGCCAGTCACCAAGGAAGCAATTTGTAAGGACTTTGATCCCCACTAGTGAACAGGTAGCATCTTTAAATCTGAAGGAGGGCCAAAACTTGGTGACCTTTAGCTTCTGCACCAGAGTTCTTGGGAAGCAGCAG GTTGATGCACATATTTACTTGTGGAAATGGAACGCTAAAATTGTAATATCTGATGTAGATGGCACCATTACGAG GTCTGATGTGCTGGGTCAGGTCATGCCTTTGGTTGGTCGAGATTGGAGTCACTCCGGTGTTGCTCGACTCTTTTCTGCGATAAAG GAAAATGGTTATCAACTATTATTCCTTAGTGCTAGAGCAATTGTTCAAGCTTATCTCACGAAGAACTTCCTCTTCAATCTGAAACAG gatgggaaggCACTGCCCAATGGGCCTGTTGTAATTTCACCTGATGGCTTGTTTCCTTCACTCTACCGAGAAG TTATACGGAGAGCTCCTCATGAATTCAAGATTGCATGTCTGGAG GACATTAAGGCGCTTTTTCCTTCTGATTACAATCCATTTTATGCTGGATTTGGCAACAGAGACACTGACGAGCTCAGTTACAAGAAGATGGGAATTCCTAAAGGCAAGATTTTTATCATCAACCCAAAG GGAGAAGTGGCCGTCAACAGTTCTGTTGATGTAAAGTCTTATACCTCCTTACATACACTTGTCAACGACATGTTTCCACCAACAACTCTGGTTGAGCAG GAAGACTACAATAACTGGAATTACTGGAAGGTGCCGTTGCCAGATGTTGATTTGTAG